From the Chelonoidis abingdonii isolate Lonesome George chromosome 4, CheloAbing_2.0, whole genome shotgun sequence genome, the window TTGCTGACCTGATCCTCCCCCCCATTCCCACACAGAGCACCAGAAGTGGCGCCTGTCGGGGGGCAAGGATGCCTGCGCTGGCCGTGTAGAAGTTTATTACCGGGGCGTGTGGAACACAGTGTGCGACGGGATCTGGTATGAGGAGGAGATGGGCGTGCTGTGCCGGTCGCTGGGGTGCAGCCCCTCTGGCCAGAAGCTGAGCTTCAACTACACACAAGAGGGCAGGATGAGCTACCTGTGCTCAGGGACCGAGGCCTCACTGTCCTGGTGCCAATGGCACTACAACAACTCGAATCTGTGCCACCAGTCCCAGGCTGCCGGCGTGATCTGCAACGGTAACTCTGCCTCATCACATACTGAACTCCCACCCAGACAGACCCAAGCAGGGATCGAACCTGCAACTCTCAggagaaaaaaacacacactgcTAAGGCTTGAGCTAGGGAGAAGGGAGTAACATTGTGTTGTAATCTTTGAGACCAAGAGGGAGACATGTCCATACATATGCCAGCGGCGCAGCAGGAAAGGGAGAAGAAGGCAGACATGAGGGGCGAtagaggggatggatggggcagtAGGATGGGGCAAAACAGATGGATGTGGGGGGTGATCCAGGGGACATGGGCAGGgtggcaggagaggggagggaaggaggcaatCTAGGGGACGGGTGAGTCGATGAGAGAGGGGAGGGTCTCCACCCCAGAATGGGTCTGATCCTCAAGCTATGCTGACTATTCTTCTCCCTCTGTCTGTGGCGCCCCCAGGCTCACTGGGCTTGCTGAACACGTCTGACGTGCTCCCCACACAGATGATGACTCCAGACTCCAGGAGAAGTGAGTGTCTGGGGGGCAGACCCTCCCCGCCCTCCTGCAGTGCCTCTCTCCGGATCCGAGGCAAGCTCTCccccactggagcaggaggggatgtttgccagccctgcctgtaggGCAAACCTCTCCAGGATCACTGCACCATGGGCAGCTTTCCTCTGGCGGCACCCATTCCCCAGAGGGGACAGCCAAAGAGGCCTCCGTCCCCTCAGTAAGATCCCCCCCAAGAGCCGGGAACTTGGCTTTGAGCTCctcctgtgttcctgctgtcaaGGCACCAGGCATTCtgccccacccagcacccccaccccggGCAGAGCCCTACACAGCTTGCACTCTGAGACCTCCCCCCGCTATGGCACAGCCGGCAAGgtcagggctgcagggagagctTCAAGGAGCTGGCCCTTCCACCTTCCTGTGACCTCCCCCATGCCAAGTTTGGGGAGCCAGGAAGGGGCTCATGAGTCAGCCCATggcctgcctcagagagcttccGAGCTAGGGGCCTGCACAGTGCTGGGAACACCCGTGACATCAGCAGGGATGGAGCCCTATGCCAGGCCCTAGTGACAGTTCCCCTGTGTCGTGTGCCTCTCTGacttgctgtctgtctgtctgtccatctgtctgtccctccctctctccccccgccccattgcCAGGCACAGCTGAGCCACTGTGCTGGGAAGCCAAGGCTCTCTCGAACTggactctcctcctcctctgtgtcGTCCTGGGCCTTCTCCTCTTGGTCACCGTGCTGGCCTTCACCGCCGTCCTTCTGAGGATGAGGAGGAAACACGGtatctttgctgcttggggcttTGCCAGAGTGAGACTGGGCATTTGCAGGGCCAGGCAGAGCCATGGCCTGCTGTGAAGAGCCATCAGATAGGCCCTTCTGTATGGGGGAGTGACATCACGGGGGCTGCAGTGGGCCAAAGCACGGATCCAGGGTGGGGCCATTGGCAGCACCTAGCAATGGGGTGACATGAAACGGGGCCCGATcccccattgatgtcaattggTCGTAACTCCATTGGTGTCCATGCACTGGTGTCAACTGGCTGTAGCTCCATTGGAATCAGTGGAGCTGCTCTGATCTGcaccaggatctggccctggttACCCACTCAAGAGCTCAGGATTGGTTCGCTGTGgttgctgtcctggccctgaATGCACAGGCAGCTCGCGGGGTGCCGCGCATGCTCTGCTGAACAGGTCCCCAGAGCAATGGCAGCCTGCAGCATGAAAGGGGGAGCGAGCCCAGCACCAGAGCATAGGGCTAGATGGGACCTGCGGGGCACGGAGGACTAGTGCGGATCACCTCCCAGCCTAGGgtgggccctggcctggctgtgCCAGGCCCTGTGCAGCCTTACAGAGCAACCcgtctcctttctctccctctccatttGCAGCCCACGCTGTGTCCTCTTCCTCATTAGCCACCCCGGTCCTGGTGAATCATAGCGCGCAGGGCCCGGAGACGCCCGCAGGGGGTGCCAATGACTACAGGAAAGCCCCCCCCAAAGCAGAAGGTATCAGCTGTTGCTTagcctgcccccactgcccctcccccacacccaacctCTTTGCCCTCCACCTCCTCCATACCCtacctctctgcccccaccccaccttcccctctcctcacaGACCCTTCCATACATTCTGCCCCTCTCCTTCTGCTTCTCtgcctgcctccccttcccctcccacactccctgctcctcccccaacACCCCTCCCTGCCTACCCCACATCCTGactttctctgcccctcccctacaccacacctctctctgctccctgcctctcAGCCCTTCCTGGTAGGGTTGTCAATTTACTAATTGCACAAAAgcaaacaccctagccctgccccttccccaaggccccgcccctacGCATTACATTTCCCCCTTCCTTGGTGGCTtcccccacccttactcactttcactgggctggggcaggggactggggtgaaGGAGAGGGTGGCGGCTCTaaatgggggtgtgggctctggggtggagccagaaatgaggggttcagggtatgggatgaggctccaggatggggcagggagttggggtgtgggagggtgagggctctgggctgggggggtgctggctctggggttgggcagaggatgaggagtttggttgcaggagggggctccaggctgggagggtgaggccgagggatttggagtgtgggagggggctgcgggttgaggcaggggtttggggtacaggagggagtgagggctgtgtggtggggccagggatgaggggttcagggtgagggggggctctgggctggggcagagggttggggtgcaggggtggatGAGGGCTTtatgctgggggtgcaggctctcgagtgcaggagggggctctgggtttgggaggggctcaggattgcggcatgggcttacctcaggcagctcctggtcagcggcacagcagggctaaggcaggctagtctctacctgtCTTGGGGCACTGCATTGTGCCCTGGAAGCAACCAGCAGATCCGGGTCTCAGGTGGGCGGAGCAGGAGGCTCCACGGCTCGCgctgctctcacccacaggcaccgcccctccagcttccattggccggttcccagccaatgggagtgcggagccggtGCTCGGGCAGTGCGTGAAGCCCCATAGCCCCCCGGcttaggagccggacctgctggctgcttccgggacacagcagagtgccccagaacaggtagggactagtctGTCTTAGCACCACCAACCGGGCTTTTAACtgcccagttggcagtgctgaccagagccaccaaggtcacctggttgaaaaccagacgtctggtcaccctgtttccTGGCCACTGTCACCCATCCTGCCTTAGTATTCGACCCAGAGGCTCCCAGTCCTTGGTCCATGGGGCACTTGCTGGTGGGCTAGGAGAGCTGACTGCTTACATGGcactggccccaccccagcactgtTCCCAGTTGCTCCATTTCACCCGAAGGCACTGAGGGCTCTGCGCTGGGAGCCACGGCTGTGTGGCCCCAGGGGGTTCTGAGAGGGCAGGCAGGCACTGCCCCACACTTGGGAAGCCCTGTCCAGACAGGTCCCCTGGTAACCATTCCTTTCATGCCCCCCTAGCAGAGCCGCTGGCCGTGCCCGCTCCTGGCTCCGAGGACTCCGATTCCGACTATGAACACTATGATTTCAGCAGCAAGCCACCCGTGGCACTCTCCACCTTCTACAGTGagcaactcccccctccccccgcctgcaCCATGCGGGGTCTTCACAGCCTGGGCTTCTGCCTCCCCATGGGGCCGTCTTCTCTCACACTGCCCTGTACCAGACTGGGCTACCcctgcacacacagctctgccaatgacccGCATCCCAACCTGCAGGCACCGCTGctctagccctgggctcccccccacgcCCCAGATCTGCCAGTGCTTCCCCATCCtgatctgcagcccctgctgtcccagccctgagatccccaccccacagctctgccagtgcccctccatcccagcccttctgtcccagccttgggctctccaccccacagctcccccagagcccctcaatcctgactAACAAGGATTGGGGACAGGGATGTatgggggtggggtcagagaGGGATCCGGGGGTGGGTGGGTAGTGGTCACAGGGGTTGGTTGGAGTCAGGAGGATCACAGGGTCAATGGATACAGGGGTTGATTGGGCTCAGAGGGGATCCAGGGATCAGGGGGTATGGGGTTGGCTGGGGTCGAGGGGAACCGGGAGAGGTCAGGTCAAGGAGTACTGTTAGTGGTGATCAGCCAGCTCACCATGCTGTGATGCTGGGCCAGGCGAGGTTTGCTGGAACCCTTTGCCTCTGATTGCAGATTCGCTTCGGCACCGAGCAGCAGACGAGACCCTCCCCGTGgacagcttccccccagcacctggcCAGGAAGTGCTCAATGAGGGTCCggagccctggggccagccagagCAAAGGCCCTACGAGGGTGAGAgctggtgctgctgactgggagagtgATAGAGATGGGAAGCACAGTACCAGGAACGGGGGCccaaagccccagctcccctgGTGTTCgcctatctgtctgtctgtcctcagTCCCCATCCGTCTGTCTATTCCAGCACATGGGGTGGAGCAGAGTTTGTGCTGATAGGTCCTCGCTGGGGCAGAGCAAGAGTGGGCCATTACCCAGCTCTCCCCACACCCCCGGCACTGGGGCTAGATCAGGCAGTGCTGCAAACCCTCCATCTAGCTCCAAGGGATTTTCTGTAGATTTGTAGCCACTCTGGGTGGGGCAGGCTCGGGCATTGCCAGCACTGGCTGGTAGAAGGCTGCGCTGACGGAGAGGCCACTTCTTTTGCAGAGCCCCCCGCTGAGTCCAGCTCATCCTCAGAGGACAACTACTACAATAGCGGCAACACCAGGCAGCAACAGTGGGGcaacccagcccctcctcccaccgGCTGCTTCTTAatgccagcacctcctgcccatggcaacaGCGGCTCCCAGCTCTCCTTCCAAGGTTAGCAAGATGGAACAGCACCCGCTGGCTCTGATAGCCGGTGGGACCATCTCTGAGCATTGGACCTTGAGGAGCAACCTCCCAGCATGTCTTCTCCTGCcccaggagagggaaggggagggaagtctGGGCTGGGCCCAAGATTCAAGGTTGGAAAATCCAATCCCTTGTGTTTGTGGAAGGGAAAATCATCCCAGGAGCAATGATTCTGCACCAACCTGCCCAGCAGGGCCTCCACGTGCACTGGGCCCTGGCCATCCCTCACAATCTCCACAGAGAAAGGCCTCCATGGACCCTCCAGTCCTTTCTCTGTGCATCAGTGAGACAGGGAAAGGTCATTCATGGGCCATTAAGTCTCTGACAACGCCCTGACCTGCGGGGCGGGGAACCTCGTCTCTGAGGATATCAGGGCTGATGACCTGGTCTGGACTGAGATAGCTGATGGGAGGCAATCTCTGTCCCCTTCCCGCTGGGTTCCCAGTATGGATAGTCACTCCATCTCCCCTAACAGGAGCCTGGAAATGCTCCTCACCTTCTGCACCAGAAGGGTGAGCATGTCTGGGTtgtctccagcagggcctgatggaGCCGACAGTTCCAGCACCTCATCCGGAGAATGGTATGAAAACTTCCACAGCACAGCGCACCAGGGAGACCAGCCAGGGAACATGCCAGGTGAGGAGAGGAGATAATGGAAGGAGCATGAGGAGGGAGCTGTAGACCTACTGCTTGGGGAGCAGGCAGTGGCCCTGTGTTCCCAACAGTGCTGAGCCTAATTATGGGGGCTCATGGGAGATAAACTGATTCAGATCAGGTTACAGTCCACTcagaaagacagagaaagagactgCAAAAGGGGAATGGGAAAGGGAATGGCTAGAGATCAATTGGGGATGggagatggagaaagagagagagagtgagtaaCCAAGGGAGGGAGAGACGGATgactgtggggatggagggagggatgagtggtggttgtggggagggagggaagaagggaggatgAGAGATGGTtgtgggagtggagggagggagggatgagaggtggctgtgggcagggtgggaaggagtgggggaaggatgAGAGGTGGCTGTGGGGATAGAGGGAGGGATGAGAGGtggctgtgggggtggagggaaggagggatgagAGGCGGCTGTGGGGAGGGACGGAGGGAGAGAGGGTTGAGAGGAAGCTGTGGGGATAGAGGAGGGAAGGATGAGAGGTGGCTGTGGGGAGGTAGGGAAGGATGAGAGGTggctgtggggatggagggaaggagggatgagaggtggctgtggggatagagggagggaaggatgagAGGTGACTtggagtggagggagggagcggTGAGAGATGgctgtggggatggaggaggcaggGATGAGAGGTGGCTGTGaggatggagggaggcagggagggatgaAAGGTGGAtgtggggatgcagggagggaaggatgggaggtggctgtggggagggaggagggaggaatgaGAGGTGgctttggggagagagggaggcagggagggatgagaggtggctgtggggagggagggagggaaggatgagAGGTGGCTGTGGGAATG encodes:
- the CD6 gene encoding T-cell differentiation antigen CD6; amino-acid sequence: MLSWLPGDCNHKPENKSERLLCGSHTADRERAKESGFGPPFPAYNAITLQPVPVTAMDVLWVSLLALFLMAPRQVQANTMSPAVPWNITHGGHGNMSAEPGPSGEGSVRLVNGSSRCSGAVEVHHRGRWMPVCQEMWDKEASHVVCRQLHCGEAKEIAAEPTPSPVCPPRSTPTKEATLSFQNLCPSLHIHCAGLESTWKQCNVSELCCKGKLASVTCTGSHSVRLVGGGSCCEGRVEVEEDGVWGTVCDDAWDLDDAGVVCQQLKCGWAIQAPVASSFHKGTGPIHLDEVSCAGNESQLWDCPAERSHDCGHKEDAGVVCSEHQKWRLSGGKDACAGRVEVYYRGVWNTVCDGIWYEEEMGVLCRSLGCSPSGQKLSFNYTQEGRMSYLCSGTEASLSWCQWHYNNSNLCHQSQAAGVICNGSLGLLNTSDVLPTQMMTPDSRRSTAEPLCWEAKALSNWTLLLLCVVLGLLLLVTVLAFTAVLLRMRRKHAHAVSSSSLATPVLVNHSAQGPETPAGGANDYRKAPPKAEAEPLAVPAPGSEDSDSDYEHYDFSSKPPVALSTFYNSLRHRAADETLPVDSFPPAPGQEVLNEGPEPWGQPEQRPYEEPPAESSSSSEDNYYNSGNTRQQQWGNPAPPPTGCFLMPAPPAHGNSGSQLSFQAGPDGADSSSTSSGEWYENFHSTAHQGDQPGNMPGEERR